From the genome of candidate division WOR-3 bacterium, one region includes:
- the lptC gene encoding LPS export ABC transporter periplasmic protein LptC has product MNERGKKSILCFCFLAGIVLLGCEEGKLPETLEPDIPKISLENFSLTETKQGKKMWILEAKNAKVYDEVINVDSVRIRFFNKDEVEFSVLYAPGGILNTRTHNILVGDSVSVFTNDSTKLFTDSLFWLNDSQRIITDCKVKILKQDGTVIEGNGLRADPYLEKIEILGTAKGVSPIKLPDINK; this is encoded by the coding sequence ATGAATGAACGAGGAAAGAAGAGCATATTATGTTTTTGTTTTTTAGCGGGCATCGTCCTGCTGGGATGTGAGGAAGGAAAGTTGCCCGAAACCCTGGAGCCGGATATCCCCAAGATATCTTTGGAGAATTTTTCACTCACCGAGACAAAACAGGGAAAGAAGATGTGGATTCTTGAAGCGAAGAATGCAAAGGTCTATGACGAGGTCATAAACGTCGACAGTGTGAGAATCAGATTTTTCAATAAAGATGAAGTGGAATTTTCAGTCCTCTATGCACCGGGGGGGATACTTAACACCAGAACCCATAATATTCTTGTCGGTGACAGTGTCTCTGTTTTCACGAATGATTCAACGAAACTTTTTACGGATTCACTGTTCTGGCTGAATGATTCACAGCGGATTATCACTGATTGTAAGGTGAAGATACTGAAGCAGGACGGCACGGTCATCGAAGGCAACGGCCTCCGTGCCGATCCTTATCTGGAAAAGATCGAGATACTCGGGACGGCGAAAGGTGTATCTCCGATTAAGTTGCCTGACATCAATAAATGA
- the lptB gene encoding LPS export ABC transporter ATP-binding protein — MLLTKELTKFFGRRLVVDRVNLEINEGEVVGLLGPNGAGKTTTFNMIVGLLRPNSGSIFLDELDITELPMYKRARRGISFLCQEPSVFRKLRVDENLIAIYEILGFDRRTAEEKTDELLKYFNLLQLKKQKAYTLSGGERRRVEIARALITNPKFLLLDEPFTGIDPISRAELQELILNLKKKGIGILISDHNVRETLEITDRAYLIYDAEVLLSGDAETLINDPKARRLYLGERFKI, encoded by the coding sequence ATGCTGTTGACTAAGGAATTGACGAAATTTTTCGGACGCAGACTGGTCGTCGACAGGGTGAACCTGGAGATAAACGAAGGCGAGGTTGTGGGATTACTCGGTCCCAACGGTGCGGGAAAGACCACGACCTTTAATATGATTGTCGGACTTTTAAGACCGAACAGCGGCAGTATCTTTCTTGATGAACTGGACATCACTGAACTGCCGATGTATAAGAGAGCACGTCGGGGTATCTCTTTTTTGTGCCAGGAGCCGAGCGTCTTCAGAAAACTGCGGGTGGATGAGAATTTGATTGCGATTTATGAAATACTCGGCTTCGACCGCAGAACTGCCGAGGAGAAGACCGATGAATTGTTGAAGTATTTTAATCTTCTCCAACTCAAAAAGCAGAAGGCATACACCCTTTCGGGTGGAGAGAGAAGGCGGGTTGAGATCGCCCGGGCACTGATCACCAATCCCAAATTTCTGCTGCTCGATGAACCTTTTACCGGCATCGATCCGATATCACGTGCCGAATTACAGGAATTGATATTGAATTTGAAGAAAAAGGGGATAGGCATTCTTATTTCAGACCACAATGTCAGGGAGACGCTCGAGATAACAGACCGGGCGTATCTTATCTACGATGCCGAGGTTCTGTTGTCGGGCGACGCCGAGACCTTGATAAACGACCCCAAGGCAAGGCGACTTTACCTCGGTGAGAGATTCAAGATATAA
- a CDS encoding CTP synthase, with amino-acid sequence CDLDLGHYERFLNESLTKENNITPGQIYFTVISKERRGEYLGKTVQVVPHITDEIKSRITKLAEGNNVDVVITEIGGTVGDIEGQPFLEAVRQMRLDYGKENTMYIHLTLVPYIKAAREFKTKPTQHSVRELRAIGIQPDILLCRSDSWLTADERKKISLFCNVPVNNVIDAIDVECIYEIPLIFHQQKLDQMILSGLGIERDEPDLTEWELFVQRAKSPSKVVEIAVCGKYVELRDAYKSIMEALYHAAVANDARLKLKWIDTDRIEDEIALENALAMVNGILVPGGFGMRGVEGKIRIVKYARENKKPFLGICLGMQCLVIEYARNVCGMKGANSTEFDDNTAYPVIDLLPGQRRIKNMGGTMRLGNWPCRLEARSLARKIYAKSEIQERHRHRYEVNPKYIKALTAKGLIFSGRSPNGKLMEIAEISGHPFFIGTQFHPEFTSRPLAPNPIFYHFIKSSLENL; translated from the coding sequence GTGTGATCTGGACCTTGGTCATTATGAAAGATTTTTAAATGAGTCATTGACAAAAGAGAATAATATCACCCCCGGACAGATTTATTTTACTGTGATCTCCAAGGAACGGCGCGGTGAATATCTGGGGAAGACGGTTCAGGTGGTCCCCCATATCACGGATGAGATAAAATCACGGATAACCAAACTCGCCGAAGGCAATAATGTCGATGTCGTGATTACGGAGATAGGCGGTACGGTCGGTGATATCGAAGGCCAGCCGTTTCTTGAAGCCGTAAGGCAGATGAGGCTTGATTACGGCAAGGAAAATACAATGTATATCCACTTGACATTGGTTCCTTATATCAAGGCGGCGCGTGAATTCAAGACAAAACCGACCCAGCATTCGGTCCGTGAACTGCGGGCGATCGGCATTCAACCGGATATTCTGTTGTGCAGAAGTGATTCCTGGCTTACCGCTGATGAGCGCAAGAAGATTTCTCTGTTTTGTAATGTGCCGGTGAATAACGTCATCGACGCCATTGATGTTGAGTGTATTTATGAAATTCCACTCATCTTCCACCAGCAGAAGCTCGATCAGATGATTTTATCCGGGCTCGGTATTGAAAGGGATGAACCAGACCTTACCGAGTGGGAGCTTTTTGTCCAACGTGCAAAATCTCCATCAAAGGTTGTGGAGATCGCCGTTTGCGGTAAATACGTCGAACTGAGGGATGCATACAAAAGTATTATGGAAGCGCTCTACCACGCTGCAGTGGCGAATGATGCCCGACTGAAATTGAAATGGATCGATACAGACAGGATTGAAGACGAGATCGCCCTTGAAAACGCCCTGGCTATGGTCAACGGAATACTCGTCCCCGGCGGCTTTGGAATGCGCGGCGTCGAGGGGAAGATCAGAATCGTGAAATATGCGCGTGAGAACAAAAAACCTTTTCTCGGAATATGCCTCGGTATGCAGTGTCTGGTGATAGAGTATGCAAGAAACGTCTGCGGTATGAAAGGTGCGAATTCAACTGAATTCGATGATAATACGGCATACCCGGTCATCGATCTGTTACCGGGACAGCGGAGAATCAAAAATATGGGTGGAACAATGAGATTGGGGAATTGGCCCTGTCGTTTGGAAGCCCGTTCTCTTGCCCGGAAGATATATGCCAAGAGCGAAATTCAGGAAAGGCATCGTCACCGCTATGAGGTGAATCCTAAGTATATCAAAGCCCTGACGGCAAAGGGGTTGATCTTCTCTGGAAGGTCGCCGAATGGTAAATTGATGGAGATCGCGGAGATTTCGGGACATCCGTTCTTTATCGGTACTCAGTTCCATCCCGAATTTACATCAAGACCACTGGCGCCGAATCCGATATTCTACCATTTTATAAAATCTTCATTAGAAAATCTTTGA
- a CDS encoding DEAD/DEAH box helicase, which yields MNGQEIKARLTRTWHPFFSRFGKFLPIQELVIPHILACENTVVISPAASGKTEAVIAPLIENLFRDDSTPLRGVLKILYISPTRALVNDLFKRLFSPVEYSGLTLGRKTGDRPTLDYKNLPQILLTTPESFDSLLTRRPRIFLDLYAVVLDEIHLLDNTPRGDQLRVLLNRLRRIRKELHYCALSATIDDLHIGERYFDSPKVCLLKQRREIEYDLISGKEFTGKFFEIVKKRGFKKILVFFNARSLAEIFSRRLNRPPFQNAVFVHHASLQKLRREEVEEEMNRSERAVLCATSTLELGIDIGDIDCVVLYRPPYDVSSLLQRIGRGNRRTDRLFAIGVYTDAWEKLLFETFFECAWSGRLFDRQYRVSLSVIPQQIYSYLYQRRRIGTTIRSLYNVLEPIFTKEQIRAVFQRLLKDGKVQEGRPGIYYDSSKMEKKIERGKIHSNIAEISFGEFDVFNLETDELIGRVFYVKKRFILGGRCWETVRVRDKKKKIYARLLGDMDGAVKIFEGKGEGNYNYLLSPLLKKKLFPELPLLEFPFSSDGSNTYILHLFGSLYGFITAEALYEEGIDAVDIDGRVFLLKAFQTVDDRFPLPKVESIKIVIKRNISRLEDALGSGAYFYDLPVKYQIEDHYSTLDIEGFLEFLSRIRLSYVERDRLRIRFS from the coding sequence ATGAACGGTCAGGAGATCAAAGCCAGACTGACCAGGACCTGGCATCCTTTTTTCAGCCGCTTCGGTAAATTTTTGCCGATCCAGGAACTGGTTATTCCCCATATTTTGGCGTGCGAAAACACGGTCGTGATTTCGCCGGCGGCGAGCGGTAAGACCGAGGCGGTGATTGCTCCGCTTATTGAGAATCTATTCAGGGACGATTCAACCCCCTTGAGAGGGGTTCTAAAAATATTGTACATATCTCCCACCCGGGCGTTGGTGAATGATCTGTTTAAGAGGTTGTTTTCTCCGGTTGAATACTCAGGGTTGACGCTCGGCAGAAAGACCGGTGATCGGCCGACCCTGGATTATAAGAATCTCCCTCAGATTCTTTTGACCACCCCGGAGTCATTCGATTCTCTTTTGACACGGCGTCCCAGGATTTTTCTCGACCTTTATGCGGTCGTCCTCGATGAAATACATCTGCTTGACAATACGCCGCGCGGCGATCAGTTGAGGGTACTTTTGAATCGACTGCGCAGGATACGTAAAGAACTGCACTATTGCGCCCTTTCCGCAACGATTGATGACTTACACATAGGAGAGCGTTACTTTGATTCTCCGAAGGTGTGTTTATTAAAACAGCGGCGTGAGATTGAATATGATTTGATATCGGGTAAAGAATTCACCGGAAAATTTTTTGAGATTGTAAAGAAAAGGGGATTCAAGAAGATTCTTGTTTTTTTCAATGCCCGGAGCCTCGCCGAGATTTTTTCACGACGTTTGAACCGTCCTCCTTTTCAAAACGCTGTTTTTGTCCACCACGCCAGTTTACAGAAATTACGTCGTGAAGAGGTGGAAGAGGAGATGAACAGGAGTGAGAGGGCTGTTCTCTGCGCCACCTCGACACTGGAGCTGGGCATTGATATCGGAGACATTGATTGCGTTGTTCTTTATCGTCCGCCCTATGATGTTTCGTCCCTGTTGCAGAGGATCGGACGGGGCAACCGCCGGACCGACAGATTGTTCGCCATCGGCGTTTACACCGACGCCTGGGAAAAGTTGTTGTTCGAAACCTTTTTTGAGTGCGCCTGGAGCGGCAGGTTGTTCGACAGACAGTACCGGGTTTCGCTTTCGGTCATCCCCCAGCAGATCTATTCTTATCTTTATCAACGTCGGCGCATCGGTACGACAATCAGAAGTTTGTACAATGTTCTGGAGCCGATCTTTACGAAAGAGCAGATTAGAGCTGTTTTTCAAAGACTCCTTAAGGATGGGAAGGTTCAGGAAGGACGGCCCGGTATTTATTATGATTCATCGAAAATGGAGAAGAAGATAGAGCGGGGAAAGATTCATTCCAATATCGCGGAGATTTCATTCGGTGAGTTTGACGTATTCAATCTCGAGACCGATGAATTGATCGGACGGGTCTTTTATGTGAAAAAAAGATTTATACTCGGCGGGCGCTGCTGGGAAACGGTCAGGGTGCGGGACAAGAAAAAGAAGATATATGCAAGACTGCTCGGTGATATGGACGGAGCCGTAAAGATATTTGAAGGAAAAGGGGAGGGCAATTACAATTATCTGCTTTCTCCTCTTTTGAAGAAGAAGCTCTTTCCCGAATTGCCGCTACTGGAATTTCCTTTTTCATCGGACGGTTCAAATACCTATATTCTGCATCTTTTCGGAAGTCTGTACGGGTTCATCACCGCCGAGGCACTATATGAAGAGGGGATCGACGCCGTTGATATCGACGGTAGAGTTTTTCTGTTGAAGGCATTTCAAACGGTGGATGACAGGTTTCCTTTGCCAAAGGTGGAATCGATAAAAATAGTGATCAAAAGGAATATCAGCCGTCTTGAAGACGCCCTGGGCAGTGGAGCATATTTTTATGATCTTCCTGTAAAATATCAGATTGAAGACCATTATTCGACACTGGATATTGAGGGGTTTTTGGAGTTCCTCTCCCGTATAAGATTGTCCTATGTGGAGCGGGATAGATTGAGGATCAGGTTCTCTTAG